The following nucleotide sequence is from Mesobacillus jeotgali.
CTGACCAATTTCATCTTCGGACTTGATGTTTACACGCGCAGAGTAATCGCCTCCAGATACTCTTTCGGCTGCCTCCTTCATAGCAGCAAGAGGCCTGGTAAGCCTGTGAAGCATTTTAAACCCTAGGAATGCTGCAATGATAATGAATAGTACTCCGCCTATCAGCCATAAAAAGGAGAAATCAACGGTTAACTCGGATATTTTAGCAAGGGGAACATATAAGTATATAATTCCTTCGAGTCGGTTATTATCAAGGAGTGGTATTGCCACGGCAAGGATTTTCCTGCCAAACCTCTCCTCAAATCCTGATTTCATGACTGGTTCACCTTTTAAAAGCAGTTCACGGTCTTCCTTCCCAATCAATGTTTCATAATCAATTGAATAAGGTAGGCAGGCGCTCAACTCTTTTGGGTTACTGACAAGAAAAACCTCAGATTCTGATTTTTCATTATACCAATCAACTCGTTCTCTCATTTCATCGGTCAATGGACCCCCTGTATAGTCGCTGGCAAGGCGGTTCCCTTCTTCTATAAGTGACTCCTCAACTATGTCGACATAGAGCTTTTCATAAAATAGATAGGATAAAAAAAAGGAATACAATACGGTCACCAGGATTGTAGCGGTGACCGTCAGCCAGAGTTTTTTAAACAGGCTGTCTGAAAATGAGATCATGTTGCCGGCACCTCGAATTTATACCCTACACCCCAAATGGTTTGAATATAGTCTCCTGTCCCCAATTTCATCCTCAGCGTCTTGATGTGCGTATCGACAGTCCTCAAGCTGCCATGGTAATCCATACCCCACACAAATTCAAGAAGCTGCTCCCTGCTTAAGGCCTGGCCCTGGTGTTGAACCAGAAAAACGAGCAACTCAAACTCTTTGAGGGTGAGCGGGATGATTTCCCCTTCCACACTGACCCTTCTTCCCTTTTTATCGATGTTAATCTTGCCTAAAGTCACTGTGTCTTCATCATTCTTGACAAAAGATGTTCTTCTTAACAATGCATTGATTCTGGCTACAAGTTCTCCCGGGCTGAAAGGCTTGACGATATAATCATCTCCTCCAAGCTGGAGCCCTCTAACTTTATCCCATTCTTCACCTTTAGCTGATAAAAAGATAATCGGTACTTGTGAAAAGGTACGTATCTTTCCACAAACGGCAAAGCCATCTTCAAAAGGCATCATAATATCAAGAATGACGAGGTCAAAATCTTCTTCATCCAGTTTTCTCAACCCTTCTGCTCCATCAGCAGCATGGACGCATCTAAATCCAGAGTTCTCTAAGTACATTTGGACAAGATTGCGCATATCCTCTTCGTCGTCGATGATTAAAATATTTATGGGATTCATCCTGTTATCTCTCCCTCGTCACTATTTGGAATGGCCCGTTGCCAACTTCAAGCGTTTTTTCAATGGACAGGCTGTCTGGGTCGATTATATATACCTCATTGCTGTCATAACCAGCAACAATAAGCTTATCCGCAAAAAAGTCAATTTCAAACGGATTGGCACCTACCTTTATCGAACCCTGCTTTGATCCATCCCCAGCTAATTTATAAAGCATATTCGAACCATGGCTCAGGACAAATATATTATCTTCATCCTTGGTGAAATCCACTGGCATGACAGGTGCAGAAATCTCTTTTATCAAAGTGCCTTTGTTAAGGTCGTAAATGTGTATCCGCTCCTCAACTTCAGTTCCTTTTCCATGTCCGCCAATCCATAGCTCACCTTTTTCCCTGGACATTAATGCACCAGCTGCGGCTGGGTGAATCTCAAACCCTGGAAGCCGCTCTTTATTTTCCAAATCAACTATGCTTAGCATTTCTTGTTTATAACTGATTGCATAAAGTTTTTTCTCGGCCTCAAGAAGTGTCAACGGCTCTTTTTCTACTTTGACTTCATCCACTTCATTACCATCTATATCAAAAAATCGCACACTGTCTCTTTCCTGGTCAGCAAAGGCTATCTCGGTTCCATCTCCGACTAATAGTGCGTTTACGATTCCCTCTCCTGTTTTCCAGGATTCGATCTTCTTCCCTTTGCTTAATGAATATAAGTCTGCGGTATCCACAGCCTTTCCATAAAGCAATATTGTATCCTTATCAGGCAGAATCAGACCTCCAATGTACGGTCGGTCAACATTCCAATCAGGTAACTTTTCATCTTTTTCCATGTCATAGAATGAGATTGTCATTTCCTTGATGTTTATCGTAGAAATAAAAGAAGAATCCTTTGGTATGACCTCAAAAGATTTCAAAGAGCAGGCAGATAAAAGAACAGTGAAAGTCATTGTGGCAATTATAAAAATCTGCTTCATAATTTACTCCTTTTCTGTCACCAGTATCTCACATTATTATATCTCTAATTTGTGATAATTCTATGAAATCGAACTCCCCAGCAAAAAGAAAAAACTTGCCGCCCGAGGGGACAAGTCAATAAATATGTATATTATCATTTTGTCATAATTGCCTTTTTTACGGCTATATCTTTCAGTTCTTCTGCAAGCACTTCCAGTTCCCACGGGCTATCTGATTCAATAAATAGCTCATTATGTTTCAGGCTGATCTTAAAATAAGAATCATGAAAACCACCAGTGAACTCAATTTGACCCAGGGATATTATGCAGCGATGATCATCTTCCTCAACCCAGCATCCCCTAACAAGCAAGTCATGGATACCTTCGACATGAACAGTTTCACTAACAAGTTCTAACTCCACGCGGCTTAAACCAGACATCAGAACTCCTCCTTGTTACTAATTGTCGAAATTTTCTCTTCATTCTTAGTGTACGAATAAAACAACGCACAAGCAAGCATATTTCGACATTTACTGGAAAAATCCTTCTCACGAATTCATTCATTTGGGACCTATATTTCTTTAAAACTTGAGCAAAGGGCTTGCACTTTTAATACCGACCTAAAGAATGGCATTTTATCACGTTAAAATCGATTTCAGGATTTTAACAACAATCTTACGAAAACAGCCTTCAAAATAAAAGAGATGGCAGCCGCCATCTCCCTTTTTGTTTTATTCTGTTGGACCCTGCCAAGCCATCATGCCGCCTTGCATATTGATCACATTATAGCCATAGTAGTCAAGGAATTGTGTAGCTCTTGAGCTGCGGCCGCCTGAGCGGCAGACCATTACATAAGTCTTGTTCTTGTCTAACTCATTCATCCTGAATTCAAGCAGGCCTAATGGAATATGAATTGCACCCGGAATTTTACCTTGTGCTACTTCATTTACTTCACGAACATCTACAACTTCGAATTCGTTGGAGCCCAGCCCATTTTGGACTTCTGTTGGTGTCATCTGACGCATTTCAATTTCCTCCTTATCATTACCAGGCGCTCATGCCGCCCTTTACATTAGTCACACTTTTAAATCCAGCCTTTTTCAACAACTTGCTTGCCTGGCTGCTGCGCATACCGCTCTGGCAAATAACGACTACATCTTTATCTTGGGAAAGTTCTCCCGTGCGGTTACCAAGCTGCTGCAGCGGAATGTTCTTAAATCCTTTGATATGGTTTCCTTTATATTCTCCAGGAGTTCTTACATCCACGTACTGCACTCCAGCCTTCTTGGCTTTCATCATTTCACCTAATTGTGCTGTCGTGATTTGATTTACTCCCTTAGTTGGAGCGAAGCGGCTCCATAAGAAAGCTGCTGCAAGGACTACGATTAATACATTAATTATTACATCCATCCGAATGCACCTCTTTTTTCACATATTTTAGTAAGTCATGATTTAGCAGGGATGCAAGTTTTTACACCCATATACCCATATGGGTATTTTAAGTGACAAAAATCAACTTGTCAAGAACAGAAATTCATTATTTTCTGCTCTTAACAAGCAATTCTACAGCATCATTTACAGCCTGGGACGTTTCTCTGCCTTCTTGTAAATCGCTGATCAGGCATTGTTCAAGATTCTTGCTGACAACCAAAGCAATGGTTCGGTCAACCGCAGAGCGAATTGCTGACAATTGTGTCACGACCGACTTGCATTCTTCCTGTTCTTCCAGCAGCCGGATGCTTCCCCTTACCTGTCCTTCAATTCTTTTCAAGCGATTGACTATCTCTTTATTGTACTCCACCTTGCCACCTCCTATTGTGATGGTCCAGTAATTGTATATCCTTTAACATTGTAACCATATTTTTTAAGCAATCTTGCTCCAAAATTCTTTTCCAATTCATTTGAGGCAATGATGACGATATGCCTGTCTGGAATTTCTCTTATATACCGTTTCAAATATCCACAAGGAATATTAATGGCACCATTTACTGGATTTTTCGCAGAATCCTGATAATCTCTGAGATCGACAAAAACCGCATCCTTTTCATAATCCTTTACCGCAGGGAGATTCCTGACTGGAACGTAACGGTTGAAAACCAAGGTAACTAAAAGGAGACTGATGATTAAAGTTGTGAGCAACTACTCTTCACCTCTTGTTTTAACTTGTTCATTACTGAACTTATAATATAAATATTATACCATATGGGGTATAAAATCAATAGTTGAAGATGATATTTTTTGACATTTTTTTTACCAAGCAAAAAAAAGAAGCAAGGATCCCTTCCCTCTTTAAGCATTCTATATCATTTTGGCATCGTGCACACCATTATTTAAATGCCAATTATCAGTTGCCATGCGGCCCTAGGCTAATTTGTTTTACAGGTAAGTTTTGGTGCTTTTTAAATACTCTGAATCAATACCTTACCTGGTTGAAGTGCTGTCTTACAGATTTATCTTCCCGCTTCTTCTTTAATTGCCTCAGCCAATTCCATATGCAACTGTATTAACATCATTTTACTGTCACTTTCCAAAGATGCTTCCAGAATCCTCTTTGTGGAGAGGTAGTATTTTTCCATTAAAGTCCTCCTTGCTCTCGGATGGGAGTTTTCATCCTTCAATTCTCTATAAATAGCTTCCTTAAGTATGTCTTCTGGTAACTGTTCAGAATGAAGTTTCCTGTTGTTCCATATGGTCCTGTATTCATCTAGTAACTTTTCATAATTCCGTGCTGCCATCATGTAGCCTCCTGATATACATAACATAGTCAAACCCTCACTAGTATATTTACATAATTCAGGCTGACAATGCAAAAAATAAGTTAAATTACTTTAAAGGAGAATAACTATGAGCAAACCGTATCGATGCCCTAACTGCAAGACGAACAGGACTAGATTCAATATGATTTCCCAAGTTCCCCAGCCTGTAAAACTGAATCCTCAATCAGGTGAAATTGTGGAGCAATATTCAAATGACCAGCTTGAGCCTTTTCATCTTCCATACAAAGGTCCAGAACTGAAAATCCAGTGTGCTGCCTGTGGACTTGTTGAGGATGAAAAGACGTTTGCCAAGTTTGGAGAAAGCTAACGATACCAAACCGACCACAGATCTTATTGCAGAAGATAAAAAGCTTGAGATTTTTCTCAAGCTTTTTCAATTGCTTACCTTTATTCCGGCTTCCTCAAAAAACTTTATTGAGTCCACTCTCCATTGTTCATTAGGCATGAACCTCACCAGGAGGACTTTACCCGTAAAGCTCTTGCCGCCGATCCCTTTCAGCTGCAAATTTATCTCGACAGGAACAGTAAGGCTCATCTGATCTCCCACATCTTCAGCGGGCAGTACTTCCATCCGTGAAATCCTGATATTCTCGATTTTGTACAGAACCTTTCCCCACTCAAGGTTTTGCAGTGAGACTAAAGAGACGATATCATGGTCCTGCTGTTTTAATCCGGCGATATACGCATTTACCAAATCATAAGGATCAGTTTGTTCCAAATATTTTTCAAGCTTTCCTGCTGATTTCAGAATCATAAGTTTATGGGATAGATCCATGAAATTTGTCCGGTGTGTCGTGCTTCCAAAAAAATGGATGCAAAAATGACCTGGAAAGTTATTCTTCAAGGCTCCTCCGCCATGTGGCATTCCATGCATTGAGGCTGCGATTTTCCCATCTTCCGAGATGACGATAATCGCTCTCCGCTTCCAGCTCCACTTTCCATTATAAATCTTTTTCATGATTGCCGTATCTTTTGGTGTTAATGGCTGGACATCTGCATGGTTGCTTCCTGCCCTTCTTTGGACTCGGAATTGCATGCCTGTTTCAAGATCGACAACTGTGAACTTGCTATACCTTGGCAAGATTTTATTTACCTCTTCCCACTGTATCATTTTGATCTGTTTATTTTTGGCAGTCTTTCCGGCTTGTATGCTATACCCGGATGAGGCAAGGAGAACAATTGTCAATATAATTATTTTTATTGTTTGCATTTTGATCATCTCTTTTTCACTAGGCTTTAACCTTCATGAAAGTTTTTGCTTTTTTGCTTGCTACTATTCAGCTAGCCTCCTTTCAAGCAAACAAAAAAACCCAGCAGAGCTGGGCAACTTCAATCATCTTTATGATTTTCTACATATTCCCTTGCTTTGTCGATTGCAATGGGAATTGCTTTTCCATCGTGGTAATGTTCTTCCTGGACAAGCGCATTTGCTATCTCAATTGCCTTCTCACGGACAACAGGGTCCAAGTTTTTCATTGAAGCTGGATAATCATTCTCTGTCCAAGGCAAATTAATCATCCTTTCGTTCAAAGATATACTTCTTTACCCCTTGTCCAATAATTGAAAACGCGACTTACTTTTCCAGATCCTTCAACTGCTGTTCAAGCAGGCTCCAGTCTGTTACCTGACCGATGAATACTAGATTGAGCGGCATTTTCATATATTCCTTCATATACAATGGCATCCCGTATGAGTATTGGAACAGGTCTGGGTACTGGGAATGGTCAAATAAAACATATCCTTTTATCCGGTATATGGAATCCGGCAGCGCCCTCAAAAAATCTTCAAAACCTTTCTGGCTGATCGCTCCGTCAAATCGATGCACAAACGTGCTTAACCTTAAATCAGACTGAACGTGCGCCCCAGAACTTTTAGCTTTTTCAGTATAAGCCAGGCCTTCCAGCAGTTTCATCGGAATTTTCGAATAGGTACTTAAAATACATTTAGCTTGTGGGTTGAGTCCTTGAATGTCCATGTTAACTTTTGCCTTCTCGGCTTCATTGAGCAAGTCTGATTTATTGACGATGATCAGGTCCGCATGCTTCACTTGTTCAAGCAAGAGCTGATGTACCTGGGGGTCTAGCGTTCTCCTATTGAGCCACTGCTGGCCATCAACTGTCGTGATGATCCCCTTGATTGCAAGCTTGTCGGCAAATAATGGGGAAAGGACAGCATCCAACACCTCTACTGGATGTGCGGCACCTGTAGTTTCTATATAAATCGCATCGAGATCATGATCAAATAGCAATCCCTGAATTTGAGATTCGAGTTTATCCTGAATCGTACAGCAGATGCATCCTCCCAAAAGCTCTTTTAAAGGAACATCTGTATCAACAGCATCCGAATCGATCGAAACACTGCCAAGCTCATTCATCATAACGGCAATGGTGCGTCCGTTATCTTTTTCATGCTGTAAAATTTGCTTAAGTAATGTCGTTTTACCGGTACCAAGGAAACCGGACAAAATGTAAACCTCTGTTTTTTTCATTTCACATCCGCCTATCTTTTCTATGTAATATGGAAAATCTCCAGCAAAAGCTGGAGATCCTCTTTATTTATTCATTTCCTGCTTCAACACTTCTATCGCTTTTTGAATTTGCGGGTCATCATTTTTAATCTGTTCGCGTAATGCATTCATTAGTTCGATCGTTGAGCTGCCTTTAAGGATTCCTGTTTCATCCAGTTCTTTTGATTTTTGGAAAGCAATCACAGCTTCCTTTGTTTTTTCATCATAAAAACCGTCTTCGCGGCCTGGATCAAACCCAAGAGCTTTGAGCATTTTTTGTGCAGCCCTGACCTGTTCGGATGCTGTTGATTCCTTCAATTCAGTTTCCGGATCGATAAATGGTAATGATGCATATTCTGGCATGGATACTTCATGGTCCGGCTTAATGCCTTTCTTATGAATCCAATTGCCCTCAGGTGTCAACCATTTTTCTGTGGTAAACTTCATATTCGATCCGTCTGAGAAATCTTCAGCGCGCTGGACCGTGCCTTTGCCAAATGACTTTTCCCCTACAAGAGGCACTCCAGCAGATTCGCTGACTGCTCCTGCCAGGATTTCAGATGCACTCGCACTTCCTTTATCAATGATGACAACTAAAGGAAGGTTATTCTTATTTTCGTTCTCTGATGGATACTTCTCTACATTGCCTTTACGGTCTTCAACCTGGAAAAGGATTTCTCCCTCAGGTACAAAGAGGCTGGATATTTTTATTGCCTGATCCAGCAGTCCGCCTGGATTTTGGCGAAGGTCCAGAACTAAACCTTTCATTCCTTGTTTTTGCAGGTCATTTAAAATATTGACCAGCTCATTTGCCGTGTTTTGCGAGAAGTTGGTAATCTGGACTTTTGCTACTCCGTCGTCCAGCATTTCACCATATACCGTTTCTATTGGTATTGTGTCTCGGGTAATGGTGACGTCAACCGGCTTTTCTGTACCCTGGCGAAGAATGGAAAGCTTAACGTCTGTTCCCTTTTCACCTCTAATAAGAGCGACTGCTTCGGTTGAACTCATACCCTGAAGGCTTTTTCCATCCACGGACATGATTTTATCTTCTGGTTGAAGACCTGCTTTTTCGGCGGGAGACCCTTTTAGTGGACTGACAATGAATATGAATCCATCCCTTTCCTGGATTTCTGCGCCAATTCCCTCAAAGGAAGATGACAGACTCTGATGGAAATTCTTTGCGTCTTCCTGGCTCATATAATCCGAATATGGATCATCCAAAGATTCAAGCATCCCATCTATCGCACCATTTATTAGCTTTTCCTGATCGACTTCCTCGAAATAGTCATTTTTCAAAGTATCATATGCGTCATATAGCTTTGCAAATTCTTCTCTTTCCCTAATTACCTGCACTGCTGGCTTGTCTTCGCCGAAAGCAAGTGCAAAGGTAGTGATACCCGCTGTTAAAAAGACTAGAAAAAACAACAGCATTGCAAAGTGGAACTTTTTTATCCGAAGAAAACTATTCTTAGTCTCTGCTTCTGCAGCCTTTTCTTGACTCTTTAGCTCTTCATTGTTTTCTTCATTCATATTTTGCTGATCCAACCCTTTTCACCACTTTCCAATCAAGCTTAAAATCCTTAATGATTAGGATAACATTTTTACTGTGAAATTAACAGAAAAATAGGTATTGCAAAAAGAGGGGTCCCAAAAATCTTGGGACACCCTCTTTTTTAGGTGGCAGGGAAAAGTTGATTTCCACCCAGCCAATCAAAATATTTCTCTTGCTTTACTCTACATCGTATCCTTGATCTTCAACGGCTTCCTTCATTTTGCTTACTTCTGCCTTTGAAGCATCATATTCGACCTCAGCTTTTCCTTCTGAAAGGGAAACGACGACGCTAGCGACTCCGTCTACACCCATCAAAGCGTTCTTAACTGCTTTTTCGCAGTGTCCGCAAGTCATGCCTGATACATTTAAAGTTGTTTTTTCCATTTAAAATCTTCCTCTCTTTTTTTAATTTATAACTTAATCCGCTTCAAACGAAGGGAGTTAGTCACTACTGAAACTGAACTGAAAGCCATTGCTGCACCTGCCACCCATGGAGCCAGGAGACCCATGGCAGCAATCGGGATTCCTGCCGAGTTGTATGCAAGAGCCCAGAACAAGTTTTGGCGGATGTTTTGCATTGTTTTTTTACTTAAAGAGATTGCCTTAGGAATCAGTGTCAATTCCCCGCCAAGAATAGTGACGTCAGCAGCCTCGATAGCAACATCAGTGCCGGTTCCGATGGCGATGCCGATATCAGCCAACGCAAGAGCTGGTGCATCATTGATGCCGTCTCCTACCATAGCCACCTTCTTACCCTTTAACTGAAGTTCTTTGACATGGTTCGCCTTTTCTTCAGGGAGTACTTCTGCAATTACATTGTCTACTCCAACCTGGGCTGCAATGGCTTTAGCAGTGCGCGTATTGTCACCAGTAAGCATATACACTTCAATACCCATGGATTTGAGCTCTTCAATCGCTGTTTTCGCAGTTTCTTTGACTGTATCGGCAACCGCGACAATTCCTGCCACTTTATTGTTGATTGCTATCATCATCGCAGTCTTGCCTTCTGTCTCGAGTCGCTCAAGCCTTTCTTCATATCGAGCGAATTCGATTCCCTCTTTACCCATCAGCTTTCTGGTTCCAACAAATACTTTCTCTCCGCTGATGGTTGCTACAATTCCGTGGCCTGGTATTGCAGCGAACTCATCCATTGGCAATACTTCTATATTTCTTGTGTTGCCGTATTCCACAATGGCTTCAGCAAGAGGATGCTCAGAAGCCTTTTCGGCAGATATTAAATATTTCAGGACCTTCTCCTCGTCCCCGAAAATTTCTAGATCGGTTACGCTAGGTTTCCCTTTAGTAATTGTTCCCGTTTTATCAAGAACAATAGCATCAATTTTGTGAGTAGCTTCTAAGTGCTCTCCGCCTTTAAAAAGAATACCGTTTTCGGCACCTTTTCCCGTTCCAACCATGATGGAGGTTGGAGTTGCCAGACCAAGTGCACAAGGGCAGGCAATAACGAGCACGGCAATGGCTGTTTCAAGGGCTGACGCAAAGTCGCCAGGTGTGATGACAAAGTACCAGACAAGGAATGTAACAATTGCGATTGCGACAACAATCGGAACGAAAATTCCGGAAATCTGATCTGCCACACGCTGGATAGAAGCTTTGCTTCCCTGCGCGTCCTCGACTACCTTAATGATTCCTGCAAGGGCCGTGTCTTTACCGACCTTTGTTGCAGTCATCGTCAAAGTACCATTTTTATTGATGGTAGCTCCGATCAGTGAATCGCCAGCTGCTTTTTCAACCGGAATTGATTCCCCGGTGATCATCGCTTCATCAACAGCGGACTGACCTGATACAACCTTGCCATCGACAGGAATCTTCTCACCTGGTTTAACGATGATCGTATCATTAACTCTTACTTCTTCAATCGGGATTTTAATCTCCTCGCCATCCCTGATAACAGTCGCTTCTTTAGCTTGCAGGCTTAGAAGCTTGGAGATTGCTTCAGTCGTACGTCCTTTTGCAAGGGCTTCAAACAATTTTCCGACAAGGATCAAAGTAATCAGGACAGCACTTGTTTCAAAATATAAATGCGGCATATATGCTGGATTTCCAATTGTTTTTATAGCTTCTGCAAGACTATAAAAATACGCAGCGGATGTACCTAGTGCAACCAGAACATCCATATTCGCACTCTTGTTCTTAAGTGATTTATAGGCGCCTACATAGAATTGCCCTCCTATCCAGAATTGTACCGGAGTTGCCAATAATAGCTGGAACCATGGATTCATCAACAGATGCGGCATTGGCAGTCCCGTATCCCATGGCGCGTGGCCAATCATTGTATAAAGAAGTGGAAGTGACAAAAGGATGGATATGAATAACTTTCGTTTCTTCGCATTTATTTCATCTTCTTTTTGCTGGGCCTTCGCTTCCCTCTGGACTTTTTCCTTCGCGTCATAGCCCAGATCCTGGATCTTCGCGATAATTTTATCAGCTGACAAAACAGCACCATTAAACTCAACTGAAGCTGATTCGGTTGCAAGGTTAACGGTTGCTGCTTTCATTCCGTCCATCTTGTTGAGTACCTTTTCAATCCTTGTGGAACAGGCTGCACAAGTCATGCCGAAAACATCCAAATCCATCTTTTCGTTTCGGACACCGTACCCCAGGTCGTTGATTTTATTAAATATATCGTCTGGTTTAATTTTTTCAGATTCATATGTGACTGAGGCATTTTCCATCGCCAGATTTACAGTTGCATCGACGCCGTCCATCTTATTAAGGACCTTCTCAATCCTTGTGGAACACGAGGCACATGTCATACCCGTTATGTCGACAGTCATTTGTTCTTTCATCGTCTACACCCCGTTTCATTCGAAATGTTTCTTTCATCTTCACTAATTACTATACCCCTGTATAGTATATTAATCAATAATAAAGTTTGTTTTTTATTATTTTACCCCTAAATGTGTATATAACAGTTAAAAATGTCACATATGCCATAGATTAATATAAGAACTGCAGCGTAAAAACAAAAAACCTGGCCAACAAGCCAGGCTTTTCCTTTATATCTTCCTTACATTTTCAAAATACTCTTCAAGTGTCCAATCATTTTCATACATCTCAGTTGCGGCTTTGATTCCCACATACCTGAAATGCCATGGTTCATACATATAGCCTGTTAAATCTTCTTTACCCCTTGGGTATCTGAGGATAAACCCGTATTCATGGGCGTTGTGGGCAAGCCACACTCCTTCTTTTGTTGTACCGAATTGTTCATTCAGATTAAAATTATTGGTCTTGCTGGAAATATCCATCGTCAATCCTGTCTGGTGTTCGCTGCTTCCGGGTCTCGCAACAGCCTGAAGAGCTTTTTCCTCCCCAACTTTATTGACCTCGGCGTCAAAAAGGTTTTCCTGGCGCCCATATGATCTGTACCCTGAAACTGCAGCAAGTTCAATTCCATCATCCCTTGCACCGGCAAACATTTTTTCCAATGCTGCTGCAGCTTCTTTCCTCATAAGGCTCTTTTCAAGCTTGGCATCACCAAAAGAAAAGGGAACATTCGGTCGAACCAAGTCGGCCGGGATATAATGATCTGGTAATCCAAACATCTTATTGACTAGCGCCAAAGTATTCTGCGGATTCTGAATGACATTCTTTCCGTCCGTATTCTGGACTACATTGAAATACGCAGCTTCGAGTGTCAATTCATCTTCTGCTGGCTTGTCCTCTATAGGAGGTGTATTTTCCGTATTCTGTTCAGGTTCGTTAACCTCAGATGGCTGGTCATCCTGATCGTCTTGTCCAAAAAATTTATCTCCCAAGTAAGGAATTTTTTCAAGATACGGCTCAACCTGTGCGCATCCTGTCAAAAAAATCGGCAATGCGATTATCAGCAATATTTTTTTCATTATGTCCACCAATCTTCAACAT
It contains:
- a CDS encoding D-alanyl-D-alanine carboxypeptidase family protein: MKKILLIIALPIFLTGCAQVEPYLEKIPYLGDKFFGQDDQDDQPSEVNEPEQNTENTPPIEDKPAEDELTLEAAYFNVVQNTDGKNVIQNPQNTLALVNKMFGLPDHYIPADLVRPNVPFSFGDAKLEKSLMRKEAAAALEKMFAGARDDGIELAAVSGYRSYGRQENLFDAEVNKVGEEKALQAVARPGSSEHQTGLTMDISSKTNNFNLNEQFGTTKEGVWLAHNAHEYGFILRYPRGKEDLTGYMYEPWHFRYVGIKAATEMYENDWTLEEYFENVRKI
- a CDS encoding heavy metal translocating P-type ATPase yields the protein MKEQMTVDITGMTCASCSTRIEKVLNKMDGVDATVNLAMENASVTYESEKIKPDDIFNKINDLGYGVRNEKMDLDVFGMTCAACSTRIEKVLNKMDGMKAATVNLATESASVEFNGAVLSADKIIAKIQDLGYDAKEKVQREAKAQQKEDEINAKKRKLFISILLSLPLLYTMIGHAPWDTGLPMPHLLMNPWFQLLLATPVQFWIGGQFYVGAYKSLKNKSANMDVLVALGTSAAYFYSLAEAIKTIGNPAYMPHLYFETSAVLITLILVGKLFEALAKGRTTEAISKLLSLQAKEATVIRDGEEIKIPIEEVRVNDTIIVKPGEKIPVDGKVVSGQSAVDEAMITGESIPVEKAAGDSLIGATINKNGTLTMTATKVGKDTALAGIIKVVEDAQGSKASIQRVADQISGIFVPIVVAIAIVTFLVWYFVITPGDFASALETAIAVLVIACPCALGLATPTSIMVGTGKGAENGILFKGGEHLEATHKIDAIVLDKTGTITKGKPSVTDLEIFGDEEKVLKYLISAEKASEHPLAEAIVEYGNTRNIEVLPMDEFAAIPGHGIVATISGEKVFVGTRKLMGKEGIEFARYEERLERLETEGKTAMMIAINNKVAGIVAVADTVKETAKTAIEELKSMGIEVYMLTGDNTRTAKAIAAQVGVDNVIAEVLPEEKANHVKELQLKGKKVAMVGDGINDAPALALADIGIAIGTGTDVAIEAADVTILGGELTLIPKAISLSKKTMQNIRQNLFWALAYNSAGIPIAAMGLLAPWVAGAAMAFSSVSVVTNSLRLKRIKL